TGACCCGGCGTGCACCGCGATCGGTGGAGACGTCCGAAGGGGGAACTCGCCCTCGACGGCCCTCTTCCGTCGCGGCCCCGAGCGAACGGCCGCAACCCTTACCGGGCACGAAACGGCCCTTCACCTCTCGGGGCCGCACCCCTAGGCTCGACCCAGATCACAGCAACTTTCTGAGGGGAAACGCTCGTGACCACCACCGAAGCCAGAGGATCCGCGGCCCATGGACCCGAGTGGGAGCAGCGCATGGCGCTGGTGCAGCGCATCCCGTTGTTCCAACGCGTCTCGCCGCTCTCCCTGCCGGAGATCGCCAACCTGCTGCAGCACACCATCGCCACCGCTGGGACGGTGCTGCTGACCCAGGGCGAACCCGGCGACGCGATGTACCTGATCGAGGAGGGCGCGTGCCTCGTCGAGCACACGTCCACGGCCGGCACCCGCCCGCTCGCGCGCCTCGGCCCCGGCGAGTTCTTCGGCGAGCACTCCCTGCTTGCCGGCGGTCCCCGTTCGGCGACCGTGCGCGCGGACACCGACATGTCGCTGTGGGTCCTCTCCCGGCAGGACTTCGCCGCGCTCAGCCAACGCGAACCCGCGGTCGGCACCGCCGTCGCCGAAGCCGCCGAACAGCGCGCGAAGTTCCGCGACGCGGGCGACTACGGGCTCATCCGCGCCGATCTCGGCGCGCTCTCGCAGGCCAACGGACAGGTCAGGGTCGGCCGGGCCGACGACAACGACCTGGTGCTCGACTCCCGGCTGGTCTCCACCCACCACGCCATCCTCCGCAACGCCGGGCAGAGCATCGTCGTGGAGGACACCTCTGCCGACGGGGCCACGTTCGTCAACGGGGCCCCGGTCAAGACCGCCACCCTCAAGGAGGGCGATCACGTCTTCTTCGGCGACCAGCACCTCGTCTGGTCCACGGGCGCCCTCAACGAGGTCATCAGCCCACGCGCGATCCGCATCGAGGCGGCCGGCCTGCGCAAGGAGGTCAAGGGCGGCAAGAACCTGCTGCAGAACATCTCCCTGTCGATCGCCCCCGGCGAGATGGTGGCCATCGTCGGCACCAGCGGCGCCGGCAAGTCCACGCTCATGGATGCCCTGTCGGGGGTGCGCCCGCCCACCCACGGCGAGGTCCGCTACAACGGCGAGGACGTCACCCACTCCCGCGACCGGTACCGCGAGTCACAGGGCTACGTGCCCCAGGACGACATCATCCACCGCGACCTGCCCGTGAAGGTCACCCTCGACTACGCCGCCCGCCTGCGCCTTCCCGGCGACACGTCGAAGGCCGAGCGGCAGGCCATCGTGCAGAAGACGCTGGAGGACCTGCAGATCGCCGCCCACGCCGACACCAAGGTCTCGGCCCTGTCCGGCGGCCAGCGCAAGCGGTGTTCCATCGGGGTTGAGCTGCTGACCAAGCCGCGCGTGTTCTTCCTCGACGAACCCACCTCGGGCCTCGACCCGGCCACCGACACGGCGATGATGAAGCTGCTGCGGCGGCTGTCCCACGACGGGGCCACCGTGCTGCTGACGACCCACGCGACCAAGAACGTCCTGCTGTGCGACAAGGTCGTCTTCATGGCCCGTGGCGGCAACCTGGCGTTCTTCGGCACCCCTCGCCGGGCCCTCGAGCACTTCGGCTGCACCGAGTTCGACCAGATCTACGAGCTCCTGGAGGGATCGACGACGCCCGAGGAGTGGGCGCAGCGCTACACCCAGACGCCCGAGTACGCCTTCGTTGCCCAGCTGCACGCGCAGGCCGGCCCGGCGATGCAGGACCCCGGTCAGCAGACCCGCCAGGGTGGCTTCGGCCGCTCCATCTCGCAGTTCGTGACCCTGTCCAGCCGCAACGCGCAGCTGTTCCTGTCCAACTCCGACCGGCTGGCCCCGCTGTTCATCGGCCCGATCGCGCTCGCCCTGCTGATGCTGGCGCTGTTCAGGCCCGGGGCGTTCGACCCCGACACCGACAACCTGATCGTGCCCGGGTTGATCTGCTTCCTGCTGGTCTTCTCCGGCTTCCTGATCGGCTTGACGTCGGGGCTCCAGGAAATCGCGTCGGAGTTCGCCATCATCAAGCGCGAGCGGCTGGTCAACCTCAAGCTGACGCCCTACATCCTGTCCAAGATGACGTTCCTCGCGCCGGTGCTGTCGATCGGCATGGCGCTGATGCTGCTCATCCTCGGCCTGACCGACCGCATCCCAGACCTGTCGGCCAGCGAGTACGCCGCCGTCTGGTTCACGATGGTGCTCTCGACCCTGCTCGCCCTCGCCATCGCCCACTTCACCTCTGCCGCAGCCCCCAGCGCCCAGACGGCCAACGACCTGGCGCCGGCGTGGATCATGCCGCAGGTCCTGTTCTCCGGCGGCCTGTTCCCGATCGCGGCGATGATCACGGTCGGAGAGGCCATCTCGACGGTCATGCCGTTGCGGTACGGCTTCCAGGCCGCCGGCAACGTGCTGGACGTCCTGGGCCTCTACGACGCCGCCGGTGGCCCCGTCGCGGAGAACCTCGCCGCGCAGTACCGGGACCAGTTCGACGTGAACCTGGCCGTGCAGTGGGCGGTCATGGGCGCCGCCGTCGTGATCCTCCTCGTGGCCGCCGGGTTGGTGCTGCGACGCAAGACCGCACCCCAGTGAGGCCACCCCGATGACCGCGACATCGGACGGCATGCTGGTCGGGATGACCGACCGATCCGAACCCGTCATTCGTCGCGGCCGCCCGGAGGACCACGGCGCCGTGGTCGCCCTCGACATCCGCAGCTTCGAGCCCCATACCTCCCCCGGCCAGCCGATCACCGCAGCCAACAACTTCTTCGAGCGGGTCCCGGCCGACCAGCACTTCATGGCCTGGCTCGACGACCACCTCGTCGGCTACATCCGCATGGGCCACCCCACGCCCCTGCCCTCCAACGCCCATGTCGTGGAGATCCAGGGGCTGGCCGTCGACCCTGCCGCCCGCGGACGAGGGGTCGGGGCCATGCTGGTCCAGGCCGTGCTCGACGACGCCGAACAGCGAGGCATGCGTAAGGTCAGCCTGCGGGTCATGGGCAGCAACCCGACCGCCCAGCGGCTCTACCAGCGGATGGGCTTCGAGGTGCAGGGCCACCTCCGCGACGAGTTCCTGATCAACGGCGAGTACGTCGATGACCTGATGATGGCCCGCTTCGTCTGACTGCTCGGTCCCGAACCACCAGCGGGACCCGGCCAGTGCCGAGCCCCGCGGGGGTGTCGAAGTGCGAGCCGGGGTCAGCCGCCGAGGACGGTGACTGCCTGGTCCTGCACGTCCTGGCTGACCGCCGCGGTGCCACCGGCGATGAACAGCCGGCGGATGGATCCCGCGTTGGCCGACAGCAGCGACCGCGACTCCGGCGAGGCGTCCAAGCTGCCCGGGTCGACCAGCACCAGCATCCCGCCCAGCTGCGCGGCGGCCGGACCGGCCGTCAGCGCGTCGGGGAAGTTGGTGCCGCTGGCCAGCATCGCCGAGCCGAACGATGCCCCGGTGGTGGTCAACGCCTCCTGGGTGATCGCCGCTGCCGTGGCGTACCGGCTGGCGCCGGACAGTCGCTTGGGCACGAACCCGGCAGCCGCCACGTCGGTGGCAACCTGCTCGGCCAGCGCCGCGGTGCCACCGGCCAGGTAGACCACGGCCCCGTCGGCCACCAGGTCACCGAGCGCCGCCTCGGCCGCCGCGTCCAGGCCGGAAGAGCCCGTCAGCAGGATCGGCAGCCCACCGGGGATGGCCAGGTTGCTGGCGGCCAGCGCGTCGGGGAACGCGTCGGCGCGGACCAGGATCGCACCCGGCACCTCGCCGTCGTCACCCGCCAGCGCCTCGGCGACCTCCACGGAGGTCTCGACTCGACCGCTACCGGCCAGGCGAGTGACCTCGTAGTCCGACAGCGCGTTCTCCACGCCAGCGGACAGAGCCGCCTCGCCACCCAGCAGGACCACGTCGGTGGCACCGAGGCGCTCCAGCTCCGTCGCCACCTCTGCAGCCAGCTCGGAGGCCGAGGTCAGCAGCACCGGCGCGTCGAGGTCGGCGGCCAGGGGCGCTGCCGCGAGCGCGTCGGGGAAGTTGCCGGCGTCGGCCAGCAGCACGGTGTCGGCCCCGTTGGGGAACGCCCGCTGCGACACCTCCACCGCCGTCTGGATGCGACCCGGACCGGCCAGCCGCTCGACGGTCAACCCGAGGTCACCCTCGTAGCCGTAGTCGATCGGCGCACAGCCCGTGCCACGGGTCAGCGACACGGTCGCGGTGATGTCGTCCTCGCGGGGAGAGACGACGGCACCGCTGTCGTCGACGGTCACCTCGTCACCGGACATCGCCGTGACGTCGAAGGAGAGGCACTCGAAGTCGAAGCGCCAGAACCCGTCCTCGCGCTGGGGGTCCTCGAAGTTGTCGACGTGGCCCTCGCCGGCGTCGGAGAAGGACTCCCCGACGTTGAAGGCGGCGTCGGCCAGCTCGGGGGCGGTGTCACCGGGCACGGGCACGGCATCCAGCACGTGCTGGCCGGGGTGGTCACCGTTGGAGATGTTGCCGTAGCTGAACGACTCGTCGGTGTAGCCCAGCGAGATGCCCGGCTCCCACGAGATGGCGCCGCGGTCGGACTGGCCGAAGCCGTCGGCGTCGAAGCCGGAGCGGTCGCGCAGCTCGAGGTAGTAGGCGTGGTCAGCGGGCGAGCCCTCCGTGGAGGACACGTACTGGAACCCCTTGGAGCAGATGGGCGCGGTGCCCAGGCCCGAGTCGGGGTCGCAGCCGCCGTTGAACAACAGCGGGTCGGTCGCACCGTCCTCGAAGTCGTTGGCGTACAGCTCCTGGCCGTCGGCGGTGACGGTCACGTCGTCGATGAACCAGCCCTGCTCGGCCAGGCCGACGTCGGTGACGTAGCCGAAGCGGATGACCACGTTGTCCTGTCCCGCGTAGGCGGTCAGGTCGTAGCGGTCGGTCGCGAAGCCGTCGTTCTCCGGGGCGTTGCCGACCAGGCGGTCGATGTCGCTGGTGCCGTCCTCGTAGGACTGGGTGGTCCCGGTGATGCCGTTGCCGTAGGTGGCGTGGCAGACGTTGTTGTTGGGGTTGGTGGTCGCCGGCGTGGTGAAGCCCTCCTCGGACTCCAGCGCCGTGTACGTCTGGCCGTCGTCGGTGGTCACCATGACGAAGCCGTAGTCGAACTCCCACTCGATGTCGAACATCGTGGCGAACGACAGCTCGACGGGGGTGTCGGCCGCCAGGTCGGCCAGCGCCGGCACGCGCAGGTCCAGCGCCCGGGCGTTGGGCGAGGAGGGGCAGGCGTAGTCGTTGCCGGACGTCGACCAGTACACGTGGGTCGGCGAGGCGCCGTTCTCCACCAGGGCCGGGTCGATCAGGATGTCGGTGGGGATGCCGGCCCGGTACATCTGGCCGTTGTGGACGTCCTCGCCCTCCAGCACGTAGGGGGTGCCGTCGGGGGAGGCCCACTCGATGCGGTTGATGTCGGTCTTCGAGCCGACCATCTCGACCTCGGTGGTGCCTTCGGGCACGTCCAGCGGCACGACCCAGCCGAGCTCCTGACGGCCGAAGGCGTCCATGTGCTGGCTGTAGTCGGCGGCCATCAGGTTCCACTCGCCGTAGGTCGTGAGGCCGGCGTTGGAGTAGAAGTCGGGCAGGCCGAGGGAGTGGCCGTACTCGTGGCTGATCACCGATGCGGCGTCGAAGACACCCTCGGGGTTGACGTTGTACGGACCGACCCGGACGTAGGCAGGGAACTCGGTCTCGGTCGTCGTGGTCACCGTGTAGGTGGCGTCGGTGTAGAACAGCAGGTTGCCCTCGAGGTCGGTCAACCGGTCGTCGGAGACGTAGCCGAGCAGCCCGGTCCCGGGGTCACGGAAGCCACCCTCGAGCGTGGAGGAATGTGGCCAGATGTTGTCGTACGGGGCGGGGATGCCACCCGGGAAGTACTCGCACCCGGCGGCCACGGTCAGCTGGCTCTCGCCGTTCCCACCGCAGCCGACGAAGATCATCATGAAGAAGTCGACGACGCCGTCCTTGTCGGTGTCGTACTCGTTGTAGTCGATCTCCGGGTCGGCGATCGCGGCGGCGTCGTAGACGGCCTTGCCGGTGTCACCGCATCCGGCGTCGATCGATGCGGGGATCGGCACGCCGAGGGCGGGTGCCAGCGCCGTTCCGCCGGAGTCGGCACCGTAGTAGCCGGTGGTGCCGGGCAGGGTGTACCACCCGTCGGTGATCCGCTCGGGGTACAGGGGCGTGCCGGCCAGGTCGGGGCTGTGCAGGCCGGTGCAGGTGCTCGGCGGGGGGACCTGGGCCTTGTGGAAGTCCACACCCTCACCCGCGGTGCCGTCGTAGGCGAAGTCGGCGGTCTCGATGCCGGCGGAGGGGACGGTGCCGTTGGGGAACAGCTGCCCGTAGCTCATCTCCTGGAAGAGGTTGAACGTCGACCCCGGGTTGGCAGGGTCGTTGATGATGGTGTCCAGCAGCTCGGCCTGGTTGTCCTCGGCGTGGGCGAAGTCGAGGAACTGCACCGGCACCACGGGGAACGGACGGTCGCCGTACCGGGCGGTGTCGAAGCGCTCGGCAGGGGGAATGACCTTGGGGCCGTGGGAGGTCGAGGTCGCCCCGGTCGACAGCGTGGCGGTCGCCGACAGGTCCTTCCAGACGATCTGGGGGTCCTCGGTGGTGGTGTCGGCTTCGGAGATGACGACGAGCGTGGCGCGGGCGGGACCGGTCTCGCTGGCCGCGGGGAGCTCGCCCAGGGTCCAGGTCAGCGTGCCGTCCGTGCCGATGGCGGCGTCGCCGTTGGCGGTGCGGACCTCGGTGACCGCGCGGCCGTCGACGGCCGGGATCGTGACGGTGAGGCCGCTGACCGGCGTGGCATCGAAGTTGCTGACGATGACACGGGACGGGAACTCCTCGCCGGGCTTGACCCAGCCGACGGAGGACGTGAAGTCGTGGTCGACCTGGACACCGGCGGCCTGGGCGAAGGTGACGGCGCCAGCGCCGGCGACCGCGGTGCCGTCGGCGGCGACGGCCCGGACGGCCCACGTCTCGCGGTAGCCGTTGCGGGCGGTGCCGATGGTGCGACCGGCGGTCAGCTCAGCCGGGATGTCGACGGTGAACAGGCCCTCGACGTCGGGCACGGCGGTGCCCAGCGGGAAGGCCTCACCGGTGGGGGCGTGCAGGCTGACCTCGACGGCGTCGGTGGCGGGAACCGGCCGGGCGGCACGATCGGCGAGGTCACCGGTGGCGAGGTGGCCGCCGACGGTGACGACGTCGCCGGGACGAGCGACCTCGACGGGAGCGAACGCCGCGAAGCGGACGGACTCGCCCTGTGCGGTGGCCGGCAACGGGGCGCCGAGCAACGGGACGAGCAGCAGCAACGGCACCAGCCAGAGCAGCGACAGCGGACGTGTTGACAAGCGCATGGCAGGAGCCCCCATGGGGTGGAGTCGAACGGCGTGTGACTGACTATCGGCGCGAGTTACTACGCACCCCGAGCGGGCGACGTTACGCATCGATTCACGAACCGGCGACCGCCTGTCAGGCTGTGTGGTCCTGTGACGTCTCGCCGTCCACCAGCGGTGCGTGCAGCCACGACACCATCTGCCGCAGGCCCTCGTAGGCCTCCAGCCGCGCCGCGTCGGTGCCTGCGGCGTCCGCCTGCTCGCAGAACGCCCACATCCGCCGGACGGTCCGCGGGCCGGCGTGCATGATCATCTCGTGGCCCTCGCTGGCCCACTTGACGAGGGCATAGCGCACCAACGACTCGACCGGGATGCCGGTCAGCTCGCCGAGCGCCTCGAACGTGGGCAGGGGGTCCTGACGGGTGTACTCCGCGACTTCGGACTTGAAGTTGGCGTGCGGGTCGTCGTCGTCCCAGGCATCGGTGTAGGGCTGCAGGTCCATGCCCGCATCATGCGTCAGACCGGCGTCGTCTCGGGACGAGCGACGTCGTCCCACGACCACCCGTCGTCGTGCACGAACCCCTTCAGCCGTCGACGCCGCTCGCTGCGTGGGCCGTAGCGGCCGTCGATGTCGGTGTTCGTCGGCAGGGGATCGCTGCCGACCAGGCGCCGCAGGTCCTCCACGGTCGGCTGCGGTGGTGGCTCGTCCGCCGGTTCGATGAAGGAGTGGGCCAGCGCGTCGAGGAACCCCTCGATGGCGGTGTCGAGGAGGTGCAGGTGGATCGGTGGCTCGTCCCGACCCTGTGCGAGCTCGACGAGCACCAGCGCGTCGTCCAGGACCCCGAGCGCCACGGCCAGCGCGGTCTTGCGGTGACGGCTGTGGAAGTAGTGCAGCACGGGATAGCTGTAGTGCTGCTGGGTGAGCGTGCGGATGTGCGTGGAGAGCTCGAGCGCGACGTCGACCTGCTGGCTGGTCCCCGCCTCGGACAGCAGCCGTCGCGCGACGTCGTGGGGAGTGGGCCCGAGATCGGTGATCTGCGCCGCCACCCGCCGCTTGAGGGAGACGGCGCTGATGACCGGGACCAGGTAGGTGATGCACAACGTGAGCAGGACGATCCCGCTGACCGACGCCACCACCGTCACGACCCGCCCGCCGGCGCTCGTCGCCAGGTACTCGCCGTTGCCGAGCGTGGAGAAGGTCACCCCCGCGTAGTACAGCGCCTCCACGGCCGACGCCGCCCGGCCGGTGGTCGCCTCCACGACCTCGCCCGTGCCGAGCAGGACCAGCCACCAGGCCGCCAGGGCGATGACGAGCCACTGCACGAGCAGGCCGACGACCACCACGAGCCCGCCGATCTCCATCACCCCCTGGTGGCCACGGGCTGCCCGGCGGATCGCGGTCCACATGGCCCGGCCCGTCCGCCGGCTGACCCAGCCGCCGGGACGCCCGCTTGCGACCGTCGTGGCCACCACGTCGACGAGCAGTCCGACGAGCAACAGCACTCCGGCGACGGTGTAGGCCATGGCCGCAGGCATGCCCCCCGAGCACCCCCCTCGAAACGCGGACCGGTCAGGTCACCAGTGTCAGCCGAGCGGGTCCCGGTCGACGGGGCAGGACATGCAGCGGGGGCCACCGCGGCCGCGGGGCAGCTCGAAGCTGGAGATCTCGTGGACAGTGATCCCGGCCTCGCGCAGCCGTCGGTTGGTGTCGACGTTGCGTTCGTACGCGATGACCTCCCCGGGGGCGATCGCCAGCGTGTTGTTGCCGTCGTCCCACTGCTCGCGGTCGGCACGAACCTCGTCCTCGCCGGTGGTGATGACCCGCAGCTCGTCGGTCGCCATGGCGTCGGCGAGGCCGCGCAGCAGGTCGGGCTGCTCGGTCACCTTCATCTTGCCGTTGCCCCCGGGTTCGATGCGGTGGGCCCTGGACACGTTGGGCAGCTTGGGCCACACCACGATCGCGTCGCGGTCGACCTGGGTCATGACGGTGTCGAGGTGCATGGTCCCGCGCCCCATCGGCAGCTCCACCGCCAGGACGAAGTCGACCTCCTCGGCCTCGAACAGGCTGGCCGCGAGGTTCTCCACGGCGATCGGCGAGGTGCGCTCGCTGACCCCGACGGCGATGGCTCGGTCGGACAGCACGAGGACGTCGCCCCCCTCGACCGTGGCGGGGAAGTAGTCGCGCTGGTCCTCGCCGTACCAGACGGGCCGGCCGCTCAGCTCGGGATGGTGGGCGTACATCGTCGACCACAGCAGCCGCTCGGGCTGGCGGGCGGGCTTGTGCATGGGCGAGAGCACCCGGCCGCCGTAGACGTGGGCGCTGGGGTCGCGGGTGAAGACGGAGTTGGGCAGCGGCGGTACCAGGAAGGCGGTGGCGCCGAGCACACCACCGACGAAGCCGTCGCCGGCGCCGGGTACCTCGTCGACGGTCACCCCGCCGATCAGGTGCTCGGCCAGCTCGGTCGGCGGCAGGTCGCTGAGGTAGCCGTGGACCCGGTCGACCAGCTCGACCCCGCAGGTGTCGACGGTGGCCCGGCGGCTGATCAGGGCGGTCGCCAGCTCCGGGTCGGAGACGACGGTGGTCAGCAGGTCGGCGAACAATCGGACCGTGACGCCGTTGTCGGCCAGAACCTTGGCGAAGGTGTCGTGCTCCTCCTGGGCCTTGCCGACCCAGACGAGCTCGTCGAACAGCAGCTGGTCCTTGTTGGCGGGCGTCAGGCGCCGCAGCTCCAACCCCGGACGGTGGAGGATGACCTCGCGCAGGCGGCCGACTTCGCTGGAGACGCTCATGACACGGCAGCGTACCGGCCGACCTGCGGCGGGGGTGGCTGCGTCGGCGACAGCAACTCCTGTAGCGTGGCGGCCGTGGAGCTGTTCCTGCTGTTGGGTGTGCTCGGAGCCGTGCTGCTCGTCGTCGGACTGGTCGGCGGAGAGCTGCTCGACGGGGTCTTCGACGCGATCGGAGTCGACTCCGCGGGAGGGTTCTTCTCCACCGAGGTGATCGGCGGGTTCCTGTCGGCCTTCGGGTTCGGGGCGTTCCTGCTGGACGGTGCCGGGCTGGACCGGATCGTCGTCCTCGGCGGTGGCGGTGCCGCCGGCCTTGCCATGGGCGGGCTGGCGCTGTGGCTGTCCAGGTCCCTGATGAACGTCAACACCGACGTCACCCCCACCTCCTCCGACCTGCGGGGCGCGCTGGGGAAGGTCATCACCCGCATCCCCGAAGGAGGGCTCGGCGAGGTTCGGGTCAGCCGGCACGGCCATCCGCTGAAGCTCTCGGCCCGTGCCGAGGAAGCCATCGACCCCGGGATCGAGATCGTCGTCGTCGACGTGCTCTCCCCCACCTCGGTGCTGGTCATCCGCTCCGAGATAGAGATCGGCTGAGCGCTGCACGCTCGCCGCTCCTGCGTCCTCCCATCCACCCGAACCGTCGTGGGCACACCGCCCGTGCCCAACCCAAGGGGGTAGTCAGCCAACATGGACCTGTTGCTCATCGGCGGCGGGGGCTTCATCGCCCTTGCCGTGCTCGTCATCCTGCTCGTCGTCTCGCGCTATCGCGTGGCCGGCCCGAACCAGGCCTACATCATCACCGGCCGCAAGGGCGGATCACCGGTCCGCAACCCCGAGACCGGTGAGGTCTCCACCGACCTGTCGGGGCAACGCGTCATCATCGGTGCCAGCACCTTCGTGCTCCCCGTCGTGCAGAAGCTGCACGTCCTCGACCTGTCCTCGCGACGCATCCCGGTGGCGATCAGCGGCGCGATCTCCGCCCAGGGCATCAAGTGCGACCTGGAGGGTGTGGCGATCGTCAAGGTCGGCGGCACCGACGACGCCATCCGAGCCGCTGCCCAGCGGTTCCTCAACCAGCAGGGCGGCATAGAGGTCTTCACCCAGGAGGTCCTCGCCGGTTCGCTGCGTGCCATCGTCGGTCGGCTGACGGTCGACGCGATCATCAAGGACCGTGCGGCGTTCGCCAGCGCCGTGGCGGAGGAGGCCGAGACGTCCCTGACCAACCAGGGCCTGGCGCTGGACACCTTCCAGCTGCAGGACATCCGCGCCGAGGGCGACTACCTGCAGGACCTCGGTCGTCCCGAGAGCGCACGTGTGGAGATG
The nucleotide sequence above comes from Euzebya pacifica. Encoded proteins:
- a CDS encoding ATP-binding cassette domain-containing protein; translated protein: MTTTEARGSAAHGPEWEQRMALVQRIPLFQRVSPLSLPEIANLLQHTIATAGTVLLTQGEPGDAMYLIEEGACLVEHTSTAGTRPLARLGPGEFFGEHSLLAGGPRSATVRADTDMSLWVLSRQDFAALSQREPAVGTAVAEAAEQRAKFRDAGDYGLIRADLGALSQANGQVRVGRADDNDLVLDSRLVSTHHAILRNAGQSIVVEDTSADGATFVNGAPVKTATLKEGDHVFFGDQHLVWSTGALNEVISPRAIRIEAAGLRKEVKGGKNLLQNISLSIAPGEMVAIVGTSGAGKSTLMDALSGVRPPTHGEVRYNGEDVTHSRDRYRESQGYVPQDDIIHRDLPVKVTLDYAARLRLPGDTSKAERQAIVQKTLEDLQIAAHADTKVSALSGGQRKRCSIGVELLTKPRVFFLDEPTSGLDPATDTAMMKLLRRLSHDGATVLLTTHATKNVLLCDKVVFMARGGNLAFFGTPRRALEHFGCTEFDQIYELLEGSTTPEEWAQRYTQTPEYAFVAQLHAQAGPAMQDPGQQTRQGGFGRSISQFVTLSSRNAQLFLSNSDRLAPLFIGPIALALLMLALFRPGAFDPDTDNLIVPGLICFLLVFSGFLIGLTSGLQEIASEFAIIKRERLVNLKLTPYILSKMTFLAPVLSIGMALMLLILGLTDRIPDLSASEYAAVWFTMVLSTLLALAIAHFTSAAAPSAQTANDLAPAWIMPQVLFSGGLFPIAAMITVGEAISTVMPLRYGFQAAGNVLDVLGLYDAAGGPVAENLAAQYRDQFDVNLAVQWAVMGAAVVILLVAAGLVLRRKTAPQ
- a CDS encoding arginine deiminase, which translates into the protein MSVSSEVGRLREVILHRPGLELRRLTPANKDQLLFDELVWVGKAQEEHDTFAKVLADNGVTVRLFADLLTTVVSDPELATALISRRATVDTCGVELVDRVHGYLSDLPPTELAEHLIGGVTVDEVPGAGDGFVGGVLGATAFLVPPLPNSVFTRDPSAHVYGGRVLSPMHKPARQPERLLWSTMYAHHPELSGRPVWYGEDQRDYFPATVEGGDVLVLSDRAIAVGVSERTSPIAVENLAASLFEAEEVDFVLAVELPMGRGTMHLDTVMTQVDRDAIVVWPKLPNVSRAHRIEPGGNGKMKVTEQPDLLRGLADAMATDELRVITTGEDEVRADREQWDDGNNTLAIAPGEVIAYERNVDTNRRLREAGITVHEISSFELPRGRGGPRCMSCPVDRDPLG
- a CDS encoding GNAT family N-acetyltransferase; translation: MTATSDGMLVGMTDRSEPVIRRGRPEDHGAVVALDIRSFEPHTSPGQPITAANNFFERVPADQHFMAWLDDHLVGYIRMGHPTPLPSNAHVVEIQGLAVDPAARGRGVGAMLVQAVLDDAEQRGMRKVSLRVMGSNPTAQRLYQRMGFEVQGHLRDEFLINGEYVDDLMMARFV
- a CDS encoding potassium channel family protein, giving the protein MAYTVAGVLLLVGLLVDVVATTVASGRPGGWVSRRTGRAMWTAIRRAARGHQGVMEIGGLVVVVGLLVQWLVIALAAWWLVLLGTGEVVEATTGRAASAVEALYYAGVTFSTLGNGEYLATSAGGRVVTVVASVSGIVLLTLCITYLVPVISAVSLKRRVAAQITDLGPTPHDVARRLLSEAGTSQQVDVALELSTHIRTLTQQHYSYPVLHYFHSRHRKTALAVALGVLDDALVLVELAQGRDEPPIHLHLLDTAIEGFLDALAHSFIEPADEPPPQPTVEDLRRLVGSDPLPTNTDIDGRYGPRSERRRRLKGFVHDDGWSWDDVARPETTPV
- a CDS encoding DUF6027 family protein, giving the protein MDLQPYTDAWDDDDPHANFKSEVAEYTRQDPLPTFEALGELTGIPVESLVRYALVKWASEGHEMIMHAGPRTVRRMWAFCEQADAAGTDAARLEAYEGLRQMVSWLHAPLVDGETSQDHTA
- a CDS encoding cell wall-binding repeat-containing protein, which produces MRLSTRPLSLLWLVPLLLLVPLLGAPLPATAQGESVRFAAFAPVEVARPGDVVTVGGHLATGDLADRAARPVPATDAVEVSLHAPTGEAFPLGTAVPDVEGLFTVDIPAELTAGRTIGTARNGYRETWAVRAVAADGTAVAGAGAVTFAQAAGVQVDHDFTSSVGWVKPGEEFPSRVIVSNFDATPVSGLTVTIPAVDGRAVTEVRTANGDAAIGTDGTLTWTLGELPAASETGPARATLVVISEADTTTEDPQIVWKDLSATATLSTGATSTSHGPKVIPPAERFDTARYGDRPFPVVPVQFLDFAHAEDNQAELLDTIINDPANPGSTFNLFQEMSYGQLFPNGTVPSAGIETADFAYDGTAGEGVDFHKAQVPPPSTCTGLHSPDLAGTPLYPERITDGWYTLPGTTGYYGADSGGTALAPALGVPIPASIDAGCGDTGKAVYDAAAIADPEIDYNEYDTDKDGVVDFFMMIFVGCGGNGESQLTVAAGCEYFPGGIPAPYDNIWPHSSTLEGGFRDPGTGLLGYVSDDRLTDLEGNLLFYTDATYTVTTTTETEFPAYVRVGPYNVNPEGVFDAASVISHEYGHSLGLPDFYSNAGLTTYGEWNLMAADYSQHMDAFGRQELGWVVPLDVPEGTTEVEMVGSKTDINRIEWASPDGTPYVLEGEDVHNGQMYRAGIPTDILIDPALVENGASPTHVYWSTSGNDYACPSSPNARALDLRVPALADLAADTPVELSFATMFDIEWEFDYGFVMVTTDDGQTYTALESEEGFTTPATTNPNNNVCHATYGNGITGTTQSYEDGTSDIDRLVGNAPENDGFATDRYDLTAYAGQDNVVIRFGYVTDVGLAEQGWFIDDVTVTADGQELYANDFEDGATDPLLFNGGCDPDSGLGTAPICSKGFQYVSSTEGSPADHAYYLELRDRSGFDADGFGQSDRGAISWEPGISLGYTDESFSYGNISNGDHPGQHVLDAVPVPGDTAPELADAAFNVGESFSDAGEGHVDNFEDPQREDGFWRFDFECLSFDVTAMSGDEVTVDDSGAVVSPREDDITATVSLTRGTGCAPIDYGYEGDLGLTVERLAGPGRIQTAVEVSQRAFPNGADTVLLADAGNFPDALAAAPLAADLDAPVLLTSASELAAEVATELERLGATDVVLLGGEAALSAGVENALSDYEVTRLAGSGRVETSVEVAEALAGDDGEVPGAILVRADAFPDALAASNLAIPGGLPILLTGSSGLDAAAEAALGDLVADGAVVYLAGGTAALAEQVATDVAAAGFVPKRLSGASRYATAAAITQEALTTTGASFGSAMLASGTNFPDALTAGPAAAQLGGMLVLVDPGSLDASPESRSLLSANAGSIRRLFIAGGTAAVSQDVQDQAVTVLGG